Proteins from one Hyperolius riggenbachi isolate aHypRig1 chromosome 4, aHypRig1.pri, whole genome shotgun sequence genomic window:
- the LOC137504876 gene encoding NAC-alpha domain-containing protein 1-like gives MPVQYSEPDQAWLVLRALVARLSGSHCWSKAEEEHEGSLFRIQKLSHVESTIKSIIFKWKEHGTTRNLSRESHPPKLRLGKEGINQRGSIEARKEDEEGAARFRAEAVEGGVPISEQDEEDAARFRAEALEGGVPISEQDEEDAARFRAEAVEGGVPISEQDEEGAARFRAEAVEGGVPISEQDEEGAARFRAEALEGGVPISEEDEEGAARFRAEALEGGVPISEQDEEGAARFRAEAVEGGVPISEQDEEGAARFRAEALEGGVPISEQDEEGAARFRAEALEGGVPISEQDEEGAARFRAEAVEGGVPISEQDEEGAARFRAEALEGGVPISEQDEEGAARFRAEALEGGVPISEQDEEGAARFRAEAVEGGVPISEQDEEGAARFRAEAIEGGVPISEQDEEGAARFRAEAVEGGVPISEQDEEGAARFRAEALEGGVPISEQDEEGAARFRAEAVEGGVPISEQDEEGAARFRAEAVEGGVPISEQDEEGTARFRAEAVEGGVPISEQDEEGAARFRAEAVEGGVPISEQDEEGTARFRAEAVEGGVPISEQDEEGTARFRAEALEGGVPISEQDEEGAARFRAEALEGGVLISEQDEEGAARFRAEAVEGGVPISEQDEEGAARFQAEVVEGGVPISEQDEEGAARFRAEALEGGVPISEQDEEGAARFRAEALEGGVPISEQDEEGAGRFRAEAVEGGVPISEQDEEGAARFRAEAVEGRVPISEQDEEGAARFRAEAVEGGVPISEQDEEGTARFRAEALEGGVLISEQDEEEQDEEGAARFRAEALEGGVLISEQDEEGAARFRAEALEGGVLISEQDEEGAARFRAEALEGGVPISEQDEEGAARFRAEALEGGVPISEQDEEGAARFQAEALEGGVPISEPDEEGAARFQAEALEGGVPISEQDEEGAARFRAEAVEGGVPISEQDEEGAARFRAEALEGGVPISEQDEEGAARFRAEALEGGVPISEQDEEGAARFRAEALEGGVPISEQDEEGAARFRAEAVEGGVPISEQDEEGAARFRAEALEGGVPISEQDEEGAARFRAEAVEGGVPISEQDEEGAARFRAEAVEGGVPISEQDEEGAARFRAEALEGGVPISEQDEEGTARFRAEALEGGVLISEQDEEEQDEEGAARFRAEAVEGGVPISEQDEEGAARFRAEAVEGGVPISEQDEEGAARFRAEAVEGGVPISEPDEEGTARFRAEALEGGVPISEQDEEGAARFRAEAVEGGVPISEQDEEGAARFRAEALEGGVPISEQDEEGAARFRAEALEGGVPISEQDEEGAARFRAEAVEGGVPISEQDEEGAARFRAEAVEGGVPISEQDEEGAARFRAEAVEGGVPISEQDEEGAARFRAEAVEGGVPISEQDEEGAARFRAEAYPCIAV, from the exons aggaggatgaggagggagCAGCAAGGTTCCGAGCAGAAGCGGTAGAAGGTGGAGTGCCCATATCAGAGCAGGATGAGgaggatgcagcaaggttccGAGCAGAAGCGCTAGAAGGTGGAGTGCCCATATCAGAGCAGGATGAGgaggatgcagcaaggttccGAGCAGAAGCGGTAGAAGGTGGAGTGCCCATATCAGAGCAGGATGAGGAGGGTGCAGCAAGGTTCCGAGCAGAAGCGGTAGAAGGTGGAGTGCCCATATCAGAGCAGGATGAGGAGGGTGCAGCAAGGTTCCGAGCAGAAGCGCTAGAAGGTGGAGTGCCCATatcagaggaggatgaggagggtgCAGCAAGGTTCCGAGCAGAAGCGCTAGAAGGTGGAGTGCCCATATCAGAGCAGGATGAGGAGGGAGCAGCAAGGTTCCGAGCAGAAGCGGTAGAAGGTGGAGTGCCCATATCAGAGCAGGATGAGGAGGGTGCAGCAAGGTTCCGAGCAGAAGCGCTAGAAGGTGGAGTGCCCATATCAGAGCAGGATGAGGAGGGTGCAGCAAGGTTCCGAGCAGAAGCGCTAGAAGGTGGAGTGCCCATATCAGAGCAGGATGAGGAGGGTGCAGCAAGGTTCCGAGCAGAAGCGGTAGAAGGTGGAGTGCCCATATCAGAGCAGGATGAGGAGGGTGCAGCAAGGTTCCGAGCAGAAGCGCTAGAAGGTGGAGTGCCCATATCAGAGCAGGATGAGGAGGGTGCAGCAAGGTTCCGAGCAGAAGCGCTAGAAGGTGGAGTGCCCATATCAGAGCAGGATGAGGAGGGTGCAGCAAGATTCCGAGCAGAAGCGGTAGAAGGTGGAGTGCCCATATCAGAGCAGGATGAGGAGGGAGCAGCAAGGTTCCGAGCAGAAGCGATAGAAGGTGGAGTGCCCATATCGGAGCAGGATGAGGAGGGTGCAGCAAGGTTCCGAGCAGAAGCGGTAGAAGGTGGAGTGCCCATATCAGAGCAGGATGAGGAGGGAGCAGCAAGGTTCCGAGCAGAAGCGCTAGAAGGTGGAGTGCCCATATCAGAGCAGGATGAGGAGGGTGCAGCAAGGTTCCGAGCAGAAGCGGTAGAAGGTGGAGTGCCCATATCAGAGCAGGATGAGGAGGGTGCAGCAAGGTTCCGAGCAGAAGCGGTAGAAGGTGGGGTGCCCATATCAGAGCAGGATGAGGAGGGTACAGCAAGGTTCCGAGCAGAAGCGGTAGAAGGTGGAGTGCCCATATCAGAGCAGGATGAGGAGGGTGCAGCAAGGTTCCGAGCAGAAGCGGTAGAAGGTGGGGTGCCCATATCAGAGCAGGATGAGGAGGGTACAGCAAGGTTCCGAGCAGAAGCGGTAGAAGGTGGAGTGCCCATATCAGAGCAGGATGAGGAGGGTACAGCAAGGTTCCGAGCAGAAGCGCTAGAAGGTGGAGTGCCCATATCAGAGCAGGATGAGGAGGGTGCAGCAAGGTTCCGAGCAGAAGCGCTAGAAGGTGGAGTGCTCATATCAGAGCAGGATGAGGAGGGTGCAGCAAGGTTCCGAGCAGAAGCGGTAGAAGGTGGAGTGCCTATATCAGAGCAGGATGAGGAGGGTGCAGCAAGGTTCCAAGCAGAAGTGGTAGAAGGTGGAGTGCCCATATCGGAGCAGGATGAGGAGGGTGCAGCAAGGTTCCGAGCAGAAGCGCTAGAAGGTGGAGTGCCTATATCAGAGCAGGATGAGGAGGGTGCAGCAAGGTTCCGAGCAGAAGCGCTAGAAGGTGGAGTGCCCATATCAGAGCAGGATGAGGAGGGTGCAGGAAGGTTCCGAGCAGAAGCGGTAGAAGGTGGAGTGCCCATATCAGAGCAGGATGAGGAGGGAGCAGCAAGGTTCCGAGCAGAAGCGGTAGAAGGTAGAGTGCCCATATCAGAGCAGGATGAGGAGGGAGCAGCAAGGTTCCGAGCAGAAGCGGTAGAAGGTGGAGTGCCCATATCAGAGCAGGATGAGGAGGGTACAGCAAGGTTCCGAGCAGAAGCGCTAGAAGGTGGAGTGCTCATATCAGAGCAGGATGAGGAGG AGCAGGATGAGGAGGGTGCAGCAAGGTTCCGAGCAGAAGCGCTAGAAGGTGGAGTGCTCATATCAGAGCAGGATGAGGAGGGTGCAGCAAGGTTCCGAGCAGAAGCGCTAGAAGGTGGAGTGCTCATATCAGAGCAGGATGAGGAGGGTGCAGCAAGGTTCCGAGCAGAAGCGCTAGAAGGTGGAGTGCCTATATCAGAGCAGGATGAGGAGGGTGCAGCAAGGTTCCGAGCAGAAGCGCTAGAAGGTGGAGTGCCCATATCAGAGCAGGATGAGGAGGGTGCAGCAAGGTTCCAAGCAGAAGCGCTAGAAGGTGGAGTGCCCATATCAGAGCCGGATGAGGAGGGTGCAGCAAGGTTCCAAGCAGAAGCGCTAGAAGGTGGAGTGCCCATATCAGAGCAGGATGAGGAGGGTGCAGCAAGGTTCCGAGCAGAAGCGGTAGAAGGTGGAGTGCCCATATCAGAGCAGGATGAGGAGGGTGCAGCAAGGTTCCGAGCAGAAGCGCTAGAAGGTGGAGTGCCCATATCAGAGCAGGATGAGGAGGGTGCAGCAAGGTTCCGAGCAGAAGCGCTAGAAGGTGGAGTGCCCATATCAGAGCAGGATGAGGAGGGTGCAGCAAGGTTCCGAGCAGAAGCGCTAGAAGGTGGAGTGCCCATATCAGAGCAGGATGAGGAGGGTGCAGCAAGGTTCCGAGCAGAAGCGGTAGAAGGTGGAGTGCCCATATCAGAGCAGGATGAGGAGGGTGCAGCAAGGTTCCGAGCAGAAGCGCTAGAAGGTGGAGTGCCCATATCAGAGCAGGATGAGGAGGGAGCAGCAAGGTTCCGAGCAGAAGCGGTAGAAGGTGGAGTGCCCATATCAGAGCAGGATGAGGAGGGTGCAGCAAGGTTCCGAGCAGAAGCGGTAGAAGGTGGAGTGCCCATATCAGAGCAGGATGAGGAGGGAGCAGCAAGGTTCCGAGCAGAAGCGCTAGAAGGTGGAGTGCCCATATCAGAGCAGGATGAGGAGGGTACAGCAAGGTTCCGAGCAGAAGCGCTAGAAGGTGGAGTGCTCATATCAGAGCAGGATGAGGAGG AGCAGGATGAGGAGGGTGCAGCAAGGTTCCGAGCAGAAGCGGTAGAAGGTGGAGTGCCCATATCAGAGCAGGATGAGGAGGGTGCAGCAAGGTTCCGAGCAGAAGCGGTAGAAGGTGGAGTGCCCATATCAGAGCAGGATGAGGAGGGTGCAGCAAGGTTCCGAGCAGAAGCGGTAGAAGGTGGAGTGCCCATATCAGAGCCGGATGAGGAGGGTACAGCAAGGTTCCGAGCAGAAGCGCTAGAAGGTGGAGTGCCCATATCAGAGCAGGATGAGGAGGGTGCAGCAAGGTTCCGAGCAGAAGCGGTAGAAGGTGGAGTGCCCATATCAGAGCAGGATGAGGAGGGTGCAGCAAGGTTCCGAGCAGAAGCGCTAGAAGGTGGAGTGCCCATATCAGAGCAGGATGAGGAGGGTGCAGCAAGGTTCCGAGCAGAAGCGCTAGAAGGTGGAGTGCCCATATCAGAGCAGGATGAGGAGGGTGCAGCAAGGTTCCGAGCAGAAGCGGTAGAAGGTGGAGTGCCCATATCAGAGCAGGATGAGGAGGGTGCAGCAAGGTTCCGAGCAGAAGCAGTAGAAGGTGGAGTGCCCATATCAGAGCAGGATGAGGAGGGAGCAGCAAGGTTCCGAGCAGAAGCGGTAGAAGGTGGAGTGCCCATATCAGAGCAGGATGAGGAGGGTGCAGCAAGGTTCCGAGCAGAAGCGGTAGAAGGTGGAGTGCCCATATCAGAGCAGGATGAGGAGGGAGCAGCAAGGTTCCGAGCAGAAGCGTATCCCTGTATTGCTGTATGA